One genomic region from Gammaproteobacteria bacterium encodes:
- a CDS encoding MotA/TolQ/ExbB proton channel family protein, with protein sequence MPESISPLDAILRMRELGGPIVIWIFVCCIVMWMLTMERFMYFNWVLPKLARRLLDDWNRRAERQSWSAHQIRRAMISRLNAGMNANQQLLRVLVPMSPLLGLVGTVSGMLNVFDSMAASGSADARSMATGVSEAMICTLSGLAVSISGLYPVYYFRRRALRETELLADRFKY encoded by the coding sequence ATGCCTGAGTCCATTTCGCCACTGGATGCGATTCTGCGCATGCGCGAACTGGGCGGACCGATCGTCATCTGGATCTTTGTCTGCTGCATCGTGATGTGGATGCTGACGATGGAGCGCTTCATGTATTTCAACTGGGTGTTGCCGAAACTGGCGCGTCGGCTGCTGGATGACTGGAACCGGCGAGCGGAGCGGCAAAGCTGGTCGGCGCATCAAATCCGGCGCGCGATGATTTCGCGACTCAACGCGGGCATGAATGCCAACCAACAGTTATTGCGGGTGTTGGTACCGATGTCACCGCTGCTGGGGTTGGTTGGCACGGTTTCCGGCATGCTCAACGTCTTCGACTCGATGGCCGCCAGCGGTTCGGCCGATGCACGGTCCATGGCGACGGGGGTGTCCGAAGCCATGATCTGCACACTCAGTGGGCTGGCCGTCAGTATCAGCGGGCTCTACCCGGTCTACTACTTCCGCCGCCGCGCACTCCGCGAAACCGAACTGTTAGCCGACCGGTTCAAATACTGA
- a CDS encoding tetratricopeptide repeat protein: MKHSAIEWLTGLIAVGACVLGTPALAADCEHPRKAGTLTEAIYHGVEESAKLMSDKKFDEAIGRLKDIVDSGEGSDYEKALVNLNLGFAYSSKNDYAGAADAFGKAVTLKALPQKQHEQLQYNLGQIYVAAGKLEPGITALQAYIAEACEPVPPEAHLFLANALSEAGHPRQALPQIDLAISKSKQPKEPWVQLKLAIQYELKDYPACARTLVMLIGMSPEKTEYWKQLSSLYYEMERNLDSVAVLALAERGELLQKPSEIDNLYNVYMGLNLPYKAGRLVAEAMKSGRVPEDEKHIEMAANAWINASETQQAEATLQRLAAMSDRGEYYFRLGAMYGEQQRWKESVDMLDKALNKGGLKQAGEAWMRLAVARYSLKDTDGARAALQKAAGYERTRKQAEQWLQHLRTAQGVADQNTST, from the coding sequence ATGAAACACAGTGCTATCGAGTGGCTTACGGGTCTGATTGCCGTTGGTGCCTGCGTTCTGGGCACGCCCGCCCTGGCGGCTGATTGCGAGCATCCGCGCAAGGCCGGAACGCTGACTGAAGCGATTTATCATGGCGTGGAAGAATCGGCGAAACTGATGTCCGATAAGAAATTCGATGAAGCCATCGGTCGCCTCAAGGACATCGTGGACAGTGGCGAAGGCAGTGACTACGAAAAGGCGCTGGTCAACCTGAATCTCGGCTTCGCCTATTCCTCCAAAAACGACTATGCCGGGGCGGCGGACGCCTTCGGTAAGGCGGTAACACTGAAAGCCCTGCCGCAAAAGCAGCACGAGCAATTGCAGTACAACCTCGGGCAGATTTACGTCGCAGCCGGCAAGCTGGAACCCGGTATCACAGCTCTGCAGGCCTATATCGCCGAAGCCTGCGAACCGGTGCCGCCGGAGGCGCATCTGTTCCTCGCCAATGCGCTGAGTGAGGCCGGACATCCGCGGCAAGCCCTGCCGCAGATCGATCTGGCGATTTCGAAGTCCAAGCAGCCCAAGGAGCCCTGGGTGCAGCTCAAGCTGGCGATTCAGTACGAGCTCAAAGACTATCCTGCCTGCGCTCGTACCCTCGTCATGCTGATCGGCATGTCGCCGGAAAAGACTGAATACTGGAAACAATTGTCGAGTCTCTACTATGAGATGGAGCGCAACCTGGACTCGGTCGCCGTACTGGCGCTTGCCGAGCGTGGGGAGCTGCTGCAAAAGCCTTCCGAAATCGACAATCTCTACAATGTCTACATGGGCCTGAACCTTCCATATAAGGCAGGCAGGCTCGTCGCTGAAGCGATGAAGTCCGGCCGCGTTCCAGAAGACGAAAAGCATATCGAGATGGCGGCCAATGCCTGGATCAATGCCAGCGAGACGCAGCAGGCCGAAGCCACGCTGCAACGGCTTGCAGCAATGTCGGATCGCGGCGAATATTATTTCCGGCTCGGTGCCATGTACGGTGAGCAACAGCGCTGGAAAGAGTCGGTCGATATGCTCGACAAGGCCCTCAACAAAGGGGGACTCAAGCAGGCGGGCGAAGCTTGGATGCGCTTAGCTGTTGCGCGTTATAGTCTCAAAGATACCGACGGCGCACGTGCGGCCCTACAGAAGGCGGCCGGTTATGAGCGCACCCGAAAGCAGGCCGAGCAGTGGTTGCAACACCTTCGTACGGCACAGGGCGTTGCAGACCAGAATACCTCGACTTGA
- a CDS encoding energy transducer TonB has product MQQQQSSPYRLLTSLILALVFAGTFFTFLSAVIRTPGHGPDKVEPLPTIDFVRLKRDSQVEQLQRRKPPPPPPPEPPPPPQQLKIATEAVDQAPPTPFKAPDLALGVDVGGGPVVGKLGGGGMPGGGGVFDGDIIPLQRIPPTYPSDARRAGITGWVVVEFVVNPDGSVRSAKAVEAKPRGLFDAAAISAALRWRFKPKTVNGIPVEQRGQQRIEFKLNKTG; this is encoded by the coding sequence ATGCAACAACAGCAATCATCGCCCTACCGCCTGCTTACTTCGCTGATATTGGCGCTCGTGTTCGCCGGAACGTTCTTCACGTTTCTTTCCGCCGTGATCCGTACGCCCGGTCATGGTCCCGACAAGGTCGAACCATTGCCGACGATCGACTTTGTCCGGCTCAAGCGCGACAGCCAGGTTGAGCAGTTGCAGCGACGCAAGCCGCCGCCGCCGCCCCCGCCGGAACCGCCACCGCCACCGCAGCAATTGAAGATCGCGACCGAGGCGGTCGATCAGGCACCGCCGACCCCGTTCAAGGCACCAGACCTAGCCTTGGGTGTCGATGTCGGCGGCGGCCCGGTGGTCGGCAAGCTCGGTGGCGGCGGCATGCCGGGTGGCGGGGGTGTGTTTGACGGCGACATCATACCCTTGCAGCGCATCCCGCCAACCTATCCTAGTGATGCGCGCCGCGCCGGCATCACCGGCTGGGTCGTGGTCGAATTCGTGGTGAATCCCGATGGGTCGGTGCGCAGCGCCAAGGCGGTCGAAGCAAAGCCGCGAGGCCTGTTCGACGCTGCAGCGATTTCCGCAGCCTTGCGCTGGCGGTTCAAACCCAAAACGGTCAACGGCATTCCGGTCGAGCAGCGCGGACAGCAGCGCATTGAATTCAAGTTGAATAAGACGGGCTAA
- a CDS encoding biopolymer transporter ExbD: MMFSRHSGEAESEETGIDLAPMLDFVLNLLIFFIITTSFVKEAGVTVTREQAFTAEHMDNGNILIAIRPNGELWMDKRQVDLRDVRTMIERLHVERPDDTVVIIADKDSETGMLTKVMDQVRQGGIAEVSIAAAPPAG; this comes from the coding sequence ATGATGTTCTCCAGGCACTCGGGTGAGGCAGAAAGCGAGGAAACCGGCATCGACCTCGCGCCGATGCTCGACTTCGTCCTCAATCTGCTGATCTTCTTCATCATCACGACTTCCTTTGTGAAGGAGGCTGGCGTCACCGTCACGCGCGAGCAGGCATTCACGGCTGAACATATGGATAACGGCAACATTCTCATCGCGATTCGTCCGAACGGCGAGCTGTGGATGGACAAACGGCAAGTCGATCTACGCGATGTCCGCACAATGATCGAACGTCTGCATGTGGAACGGCCCGACGACACCGTCGTCATCATCGCGGACAAGGATTCGGAAACCGGCATGCTGACCAAGGTGATGGACCAAGTGAGGCAGGGTGGCATCGCCGAAGTTTCGATCGCTGCTGCGCCGCCGGCAGGGTAG
- a CDS encoding MotA/TolQ/ExbB proton channel family protein: MCAALAAAIMVTFIPLSGWAAPVDLNKLLEQTRDTRQTEAKANLAREKRFMSERDKQASLLADIRKQLGAERNRGVELSTEFDGNEEALTELQVELDGRSGNLGEMFGVVRQVANDFSSVIRGSIITAQYPDREAFIVGLSETRLLPSIGDLERFWFELQREMTETGNVVRYDTQVLTPAGTPTAAEVIRVGPFSAVTDGQYLQYLPSQKQLAIMARQPGGHFQDAAKALEEAREGYVKTVADPTRGVLLSIYAQRPTFLERIHRGEAVGYVIIAVGLIGAVLALYQFGYLTMVRAKVKRQLKTIDTPMQDNPLGRVLASFKGDARQLEEDAEVAELRLSEAVLKETPKLERFQPFLRLAVAAGPLLGLIGTVMGMIITFQSITESGSSDPKLMANGISAAMIATLLGLGIAVPLLFANAWLASLSRAVTQILDEQCTGLLAERLEGQHHA, from the coding sequence GTGTGCGCAGCCCTTGCCGCCGCGATCATGGTGACGTTTATTCCGCTATCGGGCTGGGCTGCGCCGGTCGATCTCAACAAGCTGCTCGAACAGACTCGGGATACGCGTCAGACGGAAGCCAAGGCAAACTTGGCGCGTGAAAAGCGGTTTATGTCCGAGCGTGACAAGCAGGCCTCGCTGCTGGCCGATATCCGCAAGCAACTTGGCGCCGAGCGCAACCGCGGCGTCGAGCTGTCGACGGAATTCGACGGCAACGAGGAAGCCTTGACTGAGCTGCAGGTTGAGCTTGACGGCAGATCCGGCAACCTCGGAGAAATGTTTGGCGTAGTGCGCCAGGTCGCCAACGACTTCTCTTCGGTGATTCGCGGTTCGATCATCACAGCGCAATACCCCGATCGTGAGGCGTTCATCGTCGGGTTGTCCGAAACGCGGCTGTTGCCATCGATCGGCGACCTGGAGCGGTTCTGGTTCGAGCTACAGCGCGAAATGACCGAAACCGGCAATGTGGTCCGCTATGACACCCAGGTGCTGACGCCGGCCGGCACACCGACTGCGGCCGAGGTCATACGCGTCGGGCCATTCAGTGCAGTGACCGATGGCCAGTATCTGCAATACCTTCCGAGCCAGAAGCAGCTGGCGATCATGGCGCGGCAACCGGGTGGGCATTTCCAGGACGCCGCCAAGGCACTCGAAGAAGCGCGTGAGGGCTACGTCAAGACCGTGGCCGATCCCACTCGCGGTGTGCTGTTGTCGATCTACGCACAGCGCCCGACCTTCCTCGAACGTATCCACCGCGGCGAGGCGGTCGGCTACGTCATTATCGCGGTCGGCCTGATCGGTGCCGTACTGGCGCTCTACCAGTTCGGCTATCTGACGATGGTGCGCGCCAAGGTCAAGAGGCAACTCAAGACCATCGATACGCCAATGCAGGACAACCCGCTCGGCCGCGTTCTCGCCAGCTTCAAGGGTGATGCGAGGCAGTTGGAAGAAGATGCGGAAGTAGCGGAATTGAGGCTCTCCGAAGCCGTACTCAAGGAGACGCCAAAGCTTGAACGCTTTCAGCCGTTCCTACGATTGGCGGTGGCGGCCGGGCCATTGCTGGGCCTGATCGGTACCGTCATGGGCATGATCATCACCTTCCAGAGCATCACCGAGTCGGGTTCCAGCGATCCCAAACTGATGGCCAATGGCATTTCAGCGGCCATGATCGCGACGCTGCTCGGCCTCGGTATCGCCGTGCCATTGCTGTTCGCCAATGCTTGGCTTGCCTCGCTGTCTAGGGCTGTGACCCAGATTCTGGATGAGCAGTGCACCGGCCTGCTCGCCGAGCGGCTGGAAGGACAGCATCATGCCTGA
- a CDS encoding biopolymer transporter ExbD translates to MRFRTTRSSQQHSASDETGIDLAPMLDFVLNLLIFFIITAVFVKEVGITVSRPGSAAAAEKKESSSIIIAIRPDGEIWVDKRVVDIRSVRANIERLHAEKPEDPVVVIADQTAHTGLLVQVLDQVRQGGVDNVSIAAAESG, encoded by the coding sequence ATGCGCTTCCGGACCACTCGATCTTCGCAACAGCATTCCGCATCCGACGAAACCGGGATCGACCTCGCGCCGATGCTTGATTTTGTCCTTAATCTTCTAATTTTCTTCATCATCACGGCCGTCTTCGTTAAGGAGGTTGGAATCACGGTGAGCCGTCCGGGCTCGGCCGCCGCCGCCGAAAAGAAGGAATCCAGCAGCATCATCATTGCGATCCGTCCGGACGGCGAAATCTGGGTCGATAAGCGTGTTGTCGACATTCGCTCGGTGCGCGCCAACATCGAGCGCCTTCACGCGGAAAAGCCGGAAGATCCGGTGGTCGTGATCGCCGATCAGACCGCACACACCGGTCTGCTCGTTCAGGTGCTGGATCAAGTCCGGCAGGGCGGAGTCGACAACGTGTCGATCGCTGCCGCCGAATCCGGTTAA
- a CDS encoding glutamyl-tRNA amidotransferase produces MTVVMILTLALPAVVRAFDLTTATIADIQTQMEAGRLSSEQLVAAYLERVEAYDDRGPKVHTVITLNPDALAEARALDVERKANGPRSLLHGIPLVLKDNYDTANMPTTAGSSLLKDSIPPDDAYVVKKLRDAGAIILAKVNLSEFASGAGGPNGFSSMGGQTRNPHDLTKGPSGSSGGTGASIAAAFAQFGLGSDTGGSIRGPSSANGIAGLKPTRGLMSRSGIVPLALSFDTGGPMARSVYDLAAALSVMAGVDPDDPATAASADHVQPNYTEFLKRGALKGARIGVARDFFGRDAGTDAVMETAIKKLRVLGAEVVDPVNFPAYLLDAKQSIYMALRVPEFKWQLNDYLATLGPAQPKTLAALIEKAEAAGSRYNNPWRLESMKQSQAAVGLDDPLYLAAKHEGLAMVTAAVLATFEKYELDAIVYPTSSRPARPIAPPAPGSAGGPSATNIANETGFPDVIVPAGMTPQGLPVTISFFGKAWSEPKLLSYAYDFEQATHARVLPKFTPPLASDRW; encoded by the coding sequence ATGACGGTCGTCATGATACTGACTCTGGCGCTACCCGCTGTGGTGCGCGCTTTTGATCTAACGACCGCGACCATCGCAGATATCCAGACACAGATGGAAGCCGGCCGCCTGAGTTCCGAGCAACTGGTCGCTGCTTATCTTGAACGCGTCGAAGCCTATGACGACCGGGGTCCAAAAGTTCATACCGTCATTACCCTGAATCCCGATGCGTTGGCCGAGGCACGCGCACTCGACGTCGAGCGTAAGGCCAACGGACCTCGCTCGCTGCTGCACGGTATTCCACTGGTTCTCAAGGACAACTACGACACAGCGAACATGCCCACGACCGCTGGGTCGAGCCTGCTCAAGGATTCGATCCCGCCCGATGACGCCTACGTCGTCAAAAAACTGCGCGACGCGGGCGCCATCATCTTGGCGAAGGTCAACCTCAGTGAGTTTGCCTCGGGCGCCGGAGGTCCCAACGGCTTCAGCTCCATGGGCGGGCAGACGCGCAATCCACACGATCTGACAAAGGGCCCATCGGGCTCCAGCGGCGGTACCGGCGCATCGATCGCTGCCGCCTTTGCGCAGTTCGGACTCGGTTCGGACACGGGCGGGTCCATCCGCGGGCCGTCCTCGGCCAACGGAATCGCAGGGCTCAAGCCGACACGGGGGCTCATGAGCCGCAGCGGCATCGTTCCATTGGCGCTGTCGTTCGATACAGGCGGGCCGATGGCGCGTTCGGTATACGACCTTGCTGCGGCCCTCAGTGTGATGGCCGGCGTCGATCCGGACGATCCGGCGACAGCCGCAAGCGCAGATCATGTGCAGCCAAACTATACCGAGTTCCTCAAGCGCGGTGCGCTCAAGGGTGCCCGCATCGGTGTCGCGCGCGATTTCTTCGGCCGCGACGCCGGAACCGACGCAGTCATGGAGACGGCGATCAAAAAGCTCCGGGTACTCGGTGCCGAAGTCGTCGACCCGGTGAACTTTCCGGCTTATCTGCTCGATGCCAAGCAATCGATCTACATGGCCCTGCGTGTGCCGGAATTCAAATGGCAGCTCAATGATTACCTGGCGACCCTGGGGCCGGCCCAACCAAAGACCCTGGCGGCGCTGATCGAAAAAGCCGAGGCAGCGGGCAGCCGATACAACAATCCGTGGCGGCTCGAGTCGATGAAGCAATCGCAGGCGGCCGTTGGTCTGGATGATCCGCTTTACCTGGCGGCGAAGCATGAAGGGCTCGCGATGGTCACGGCTGCAGTATTGGCGACCTTCGAAAAATACGAACTCGACGCGATCGTCTACCCGACTTCGTCGCGCCCCGCGCGTCCGATCGCTCCCCCGGCGCCGGGTAGCGCCGGCGGGCCGTCCGCGACAAACATCGCCAACGAGACGGGGTTTCCGGACGTGATCGTGCCGGCCGGCATGACACCCCAGGGCCTGCCGGTGACGATTTCGTTCTTCGGCAAGGCCTGGAGCGAACCAAAGCTGCTGAGCTATGCCTACGACTTCGAACAGGCGACGCACGCGCGCGTGCTGCCGAAGTTCACCCCGCCACTCGCCAGTGACCGCTGGTAG
- a CDS encoding DUF3450 domain-containing protein, giving the protein MKIRHFRRAALAAVGVVVLNAGVQSASAQQAVDAALAEQVTVEKDAQGSESRVAKLGDETNAMLAEYRQAVAELQSLKVYHDQLELQVESQRHEIGDINKQLDEIETTSREVLPLMQKMVSTLEQFVKFDVPFLPEERTKRITDLKALMARADVSISEKYRRILEAYQIEAEYGRTLEAYEGQIGKKTVEFLRAGRVAVLYQTLDGRESGYWDATADDWVVDNSYRGAMEEGLKVAKKQSAPDFVEIAVPAAQEVQ; this is encoded by the coding sequence GTGAAGATCAGACATTTCCGAAGAGCGGCGCTTGCAGCAGTTGGCGTCGTCGTCTTGAACGCCGGTGTGCAATCCGCTTCTGCGCAGCAAGCAGTGGATGCTGCGCTTGCAGAGCAGGTCACAGTTGAAAAGGACGCGCAGGGCTCTGAAAGCCGCGTGGCCAAGCTTGGAGACGAGACCAATGCGATGCTGGCCGAATATCGGCAAGCGGTGGCGGAGTTGCAAAGCCTCAAGGTCTATCACGACCAGCTGGAATTGCAGGTTGAATCGCAGCGCCACGAAATCGGTGACATTAATAAGCAGCTTGACGAAATCGAGACAACCTCGCGCGAAGTGCTGCCTTTAATGCAGAAGATGGTGAGCACCCTCGAACAGTTCGTGAAGTTCGACGTTCCGTTTCTGCCTGAAGAGCGCACCAAGCGCATCACCGATCTCAAGGCATTGATGGCGCGGGCCGATGTATCGATTTCAGAAAAGTACCGACGCATCCTCGAGGCCTACCAGATCGAGGCGGAATACGGACGTACGCTGGAGGCCTACGAAGGTCAGATTGGTAAAAAGACCGTCGAATTTTTGCGGGCCGGACGTGTCGCGGTCCTCTACCAGACCCTTGACGGCCGCGAGTCAGGGTATTGGGACGCCACGGCCGACGACTGGGTGGTCGACAACAGTTACCGCGGTGCGATGGAGGAAGGTCTGAAGGTCGCGAAGAAGCAGTCGGCGCCCGATTTCGTAGAGATTGCCGTCCCAGCCGCGCAGGAGGTTCAGTGA
- a CDS encoding amidase → MLNASFSRHCRVGIVTLLLALIGACSADMPRAAIAAPFHLQEASIGDIQNAIVSGNLSSESLVELYLQRIKAYNGTCVSQPEGILGPITTIPHAGQINALSTLNLRPATRKAWGFDARKARSMTAVADDDPDMPDALEVAAAQDAYFAKTGKLVGPLHGVVMAIKDQYDTYDMRTTSGAAAFYANDRPPDDATFVKRLREAGAIIIAKANLGEYASAIPRSSFGGTFCNPYDTERGPRGSSSGSGSSVAANLVTCAIAEESGSSIRGPASANNVVGIAATEELVSRDGMIQQGINTRVGPICRNVEDTAKVLDVIAGYDPADELTAFTIGRMPEAPYPRYAKPGRLDGLRIGVLREYMNKSLFTEADAESIDIVDRGIHELAELGATIIDPGPEGALFQSCVDRYYPQLQDKQFTSQYPDLFPVDDGKPAADHIATLIDMAEDTALVPDGLNLREFPRVQAEGQAKYWLNRYLRERGDTAIRTNTDLITKAEFHDDPNFPDRRESRERTDEAMRLAMAQRLQMRFTVQQIVMQCMAEQGLDALVYPTSNLPPAKLGAPRGPRVNGRSGGGVWTFIGAQGFPAITVPAGFTSEVYDLVRDSSLPKDEDGEAGTRLTGPTPAILPVGIDFMGRPFSEPTLFRIASAYEAATRHRAPPPDFGPVENEP, encoded by the coding sequence ATGTTGAACGCATCATTTTCGCGCCATTGCCGGGTGGGCATCGTTACGCTTCTCCTGGCACTGATAGGCGCCTGCTCCGCCGACATGCCGCGGGCCGCGATAGCCGCACCGTTCCACCTTCAGGAGGCGAGCATCGGCGATATTCAGAACGCCATCGTCTCCGGAAATCTAAGCTCCGAGTCGCTGGTCGAGCTGTATCTACAGCGGATCAAAGCTTACAACGGCACCTGCGTCAGTCAGCCCGAGGGCATCCTGGGACCGATCACGACGATACCCCATGCTGGCCAGATCAATGCGCTGTCGACGCTGAATCTACGACCCGCCACGCGAAAGGCATGGGGATTTGATGCACGCAAGGCGCGCAGCATGACCGCGGTCGCCGACGATGATCCGGACATGCCTGACGCGCTGGAGGTTGCGGCGGCGCAGGACGCATATTTTGCGAAGACCGGGAAGCTGGTCGGCCCGCTGCATGGAGTCGTCATGGCGATCAAGGACCAATACGATACCTACGATATGCGCACGACCTCGGGCGCTGCGGCGTTCTACGCCAACGACCGTCCGCCGGACGACGCCACTTTCGTCAAGCGGCTGCGCGAGGCTGGTGCGATCATTATCGCCAAGGCCAATCTTGGCGAATACGCTTCCGCGATACCGCGCAGCTCCTTCGGCGGTACTTTTTGCAATCCCTATGACACCGAGCGCGGTCCGCGCGGTTCCAGCTCGGGTTCGGGCTCCTCGGTCGCCGCGAACCTCGTCACCTGCGCGATTGCCGAAGAGAGCGGCTCGTCGATCCGTGGTCCGGCCAGTGCCAACAATGTGGTGGGTATCGCCGCAACCGAAGAATTGGTAAGCCGCGACGGCATGATCCAGCAAGGCATCAATACCCGGGTCGGTCCGATTTGTCGCAATGTGGAAGATACGGCAAAGGTGCTTGATGTCATCGCCGGTTACGACCCGGCCGATGAACTCACCGCTTTCACGATCGGGCGTATGCCCGAGGCGCCATATCCGCGGTATGCAAAGCCCGGGCGGCTGGACGGTCTTCGCATCGGCGTGCTGCGGGAGTACATGAACAAGTCTCTGTTCACCGAAGCCGACGCCGAGAGCATCGATATCGTCGACCGCGGCATCCACGAACTTGCCGAACTCGGTGCAACCATCATCGATCCCGGGCCCGAAGGCGCGCTGTTCCAGAGCTGTGTGGACCGCTACTACCCGCAACTGCAGGACAAGCAGTTCACCTCCCAGTATCCGGACCTGTTTCCGGTCGACGACGGCAAGCCGGCCGCAGACCACATTGCCACGCTGATCGATATGGCCGAGGACACCGCGCTAGTGCCTGATGGGCTCAACCTGCGCGAGTTCCCGAGGGTGCAGGCCGAGGGCCAGGCCAAGTACTGGCTCAACCGCTATCTGCGCGAACGGGGCGACACCGCGATCAGGACGAATACGGACCTGATCACCAAGGCGGAATTTCACGACGACCCGAACTTCCCCGACCGGCGTGAATCGCGGGAACGCACCGACGAGGCGATGCGTTTGGCGATGGCGCAGCGTCTGCAGATGCGTTTCACGGTGCAACAAATTGTGATGCAGTGCATGGCCGAGCAAGGACTCGATGCGCTGGTCTACCCGACCAGCAATCTGCCGCCGGCCAAGCTCGGCGCCCCGCGTGGGCCTCGCGTCAATGGCCGCAGCGGTGGTGGTGTATGGACCTTCATCGGCGCCCAGGGGTTTCCTGCGATCACGGTGCCGGCCGGTTTCACCAGCGAGGTTTACGACCTCGTGCGGGATTCGTCCTTGCCCAAGGACGAGGACGGCGAGGCTGGCACTAGGCTGACCGGCCCCACACCGGCGATCCTGCCAGTCGGTATCGACTTCATGGGGAGACCATTCAGCGAGCCGACCCTGTTCAGAATCGCGTCGGCCTACGAGGCGGCGACCCGGCACCGTGCACCGCCGCCCGATTTCGGGCCGGTGGAGAACGAGCCGTGA
- a CDS encoding energy transducer TonB, which produces MKHSPWLLLALATTGLAEPATVPTGLEFDRYVAPSVPPAVSQAIDDGYAVIAFTADSSGEVLDAVALMASDRRFAEALVHTVQKWRLKPTTVDHSPRRELVEFTFKRDGTVRTLTHADGARAAFPSPTASRILTVRRDQLAHSPQRVQTSQDTEHDILRGVSGHGSVTISYVIDEQGRVRIPVVVAADAPALADPAITVARSWRYVPVTYHGRPVLVEDRRTLRFRSRSQ; this is translated from the coding sequence ATGAAGCATTCGCCCTGGCTGCTGCTTGCCTTGGCAACGACCGGACTCGCCGAACCAGCGACCGTCCCAACCGGTCTTGAATTCGACCGCTACGTGGCGCCGTCGGTGCCGCCAGCGGTCAGTCAAGCGATCGACGACGGTTACGCGGTCATCGCGTTTACGGCCGACTCCTCAGGGGAAGTCCTTGATGCGGTGGCCCTGATGGCCAGCGACCGTCGATTCGCCGAGGCCCTGGTCCACACCGTTCAGAAATGGCGGCTCAAGCCGACGACAGTCGACCACTCGCCACGACGAGAACTTGTCGAGTTCACCTTTAAGCGCGATGGCACGGTGCGTACGTTGACACATGCCGACGGCGCGCGGGCGGCCTTCCCCTCGCCGACGGCGAGCCGCATCCTTACCGTGCGTCGTGACCAGCTAGCGCACTCGCCGCAACGCGTACAGACGTCACAGGATACCGAACACGATATTCTGCGGGGAGTGTCAGGTCATGGCAGCGTGACGATCAGCTACGTGATTGATGAGCAGGGGCGCGTCCGCATTCCGGTCGTGGTGGCAGCGGACGCACCGGCGCTGGCCGACCCTGCGATCACTGTCGCCAGAAGCTGGCGATATGTTCCCGTCACATACCATGGGCGCCCAGTACTGGTGGAAGACCGGCGCACGCTGAGGTTTCGATCCAGGAGCCAATAA